One segment of Nocardioides sp. QY071 DNA contains the following:
- a CDS encoding F0F1 ATP synthase subunit B, whose translation MKSLLVIAAAEAEEHNPLVPEWIEVVLALVVFAILFFAIKKFVVPNFEKTFAERSQAIEGGIAAAATKQAEADAKLAELEQQLADARHEAARIREEAREQGAAIVAEMREQAQAESTRILEHGKAQIEAERQQAVTSLRAEVGSLATGLAGRIVGESLEDDERQARVVERFLAELETAEAADAGKDA comes from the coding sequence ATGAAGTCACTTTTGGTCATCGCCGCCGCTGAGGCCGAGGAGCACAACCCCCTCGTCCCCGAGTGGATCGAGGTCGTGCTCGCCCTCGTCGTGTTCGCGATCCTGTTCTTCGCCATCAAGAAGTTCGTCGTCCCGAACTTCGAGAAGACGTTCGCCGAGCGCTCGCAGGCGATCGAGGGCGGCATCGCCGCGGCTGCGACCAAGCAGGCCGAGGCGGACGCCAAGCTGGCCGAGCTCGAGCAGCAGCTGGCCGACGCCCGTCACGAGGCCGCGCGCATCCGCGAGGAGGCGCGCGAGCAGGGTGCCGCGATCGTGGCCGAGATGCGGGAGCAGGCCCAGGCCGAGTCCACCCGCATCCTCGAGCACGGCAAGGCGCAGATCGAGGCCGAGCGCCAGCAGGCGGTCACCTCGCTCCGTGCCGAGGTGGGCTCTCTCGCCACCGGTCTCGCCGGTCGCATCGTGGGTGAGTCGCTGGAGGACGACGAGCGCCAGGCTCGCGTCGTCGAGCGGTTCCTCGCCGAGCTCGAGACGGCCGAGGCCGCCGACGCGGGCAAGGACGCCTGA
- the atpA gene encoding F0F1 ATP synthase subunit alpha: protein MTELSIRPDEIRDALAKYVADFQPAAASKEEVGTVASAADGIARVSGLPSAMANELLEFEDGTLGLALNLEDREIGVVILGDFDKIEEGQTVRRTGEILSVPVGEGYLGRVVDPLGKPIDGLGEITTEGRRALELQAPGVMARKSVHEPLATGIKAIDSMTPIGRGQRQLIIGDRSTGKTTIAIDTIINQKQNWESGDPTKQVRCIYVAIGQKGSTIAAVRGALEEAGALEYTTIVASPASDSAGFKYLAPYTGSAIGQHWMYDGKHVLIVFDDLTKQAEAYRAVSLLLRRPPGREAYPGDVFYLHSRLLERCAKLSDELGAGSMTGLPIIETKANDVSAFIPTNVISITDGQIFLQSDLFAANQRPAIDVGISVSRVGGAAMTKAMKAVTGSLKVDLAQYRAMEAFAMFASDLDAASKQQLARGQRLMALLKQPAYSPYPLADMTVSLWLGTSGRLDVVDTGDVLRFEREFLDYLHRSHDGILAAIRETQKFEDEDGLAAAYDSFLTQFETSEGGSIKVGHEPEAEALADDELEQEQIVKQKRG, encoded by the coding sequence ATGACGGAACTCTCCATCCGTCCGGACGAGATCCGCGACGCCCTCGCCAAGTATGTCGCCGACTTCCAGCCCGCGGCCGCGAGCAAGGAAGAGGTCGGCACCGTCGCCTCCGCCGCGGACGGCATCGCCCGCGTGTCGGGCCTCCCGTCGGCGATGGCGAACGAGCTCCTCGAGTTCGAGGACGGCACGCTCGGCCTCGCGCTGAACCTCGAGGACCGCGAGATCGGTGTCGTCATCCTCGGTGACTTCGACAAGATCGAGGAGGGCCAGACGGTCCGCCGCACCGGCGAGATCCTCTCGGTCCCCGTGGGCGAGGGCTACCTCGGCCGCGTGGTCGACCCGCTCGGCAAGCCGATCGACGGCCTCGGCGAGATCACCACCGAGGGTCGTCGCGCCCTCGAGCTCCAGGCTCCCGGCGTGATGGCCCGCAAGTCGGTCCACGAGCCGCTCGCCACCGGCATCAAGGCCATCGACTCGATGACCCCGATCGGCCGTGGCCAGCGCCAGCTGATCATCGGCGACCGCTCGACGGGCAAGACCACCATCGCGATCGACACGATCATCAACCAGAAGCAGAACTGGGAGTCGGGCGACCCGACCAAGCAGGTCCGCTGCATCTACGTCGCCATCGGCCAGAAGGGCTCGACCATCGCCGCCGTGCGTGGTGCCCTCGAGGAGGCCGGCGCGCTGGAGTACACCACGATCGTCGCCTCGCCGGCCTCGGACAGCGCGGGCTTCAAGTACCTCGCCCCCTACACCGGCTCGGCCATCGGCCAGCACTGGATGTACGACGGCAAGCACGTCCTCATCGTCTTCGACGACCTGACCAAGCAGGCCGAGGCCTACCGCGCCGTGTCGCTCCTGCTGCGCCGCCCGCCGGGCCGTGAGGCCTACCCGGGTGACGTCTTCTACCTGCACTCCCGCCTGCTGGAGCGCTGCGCGAAGCTGTCCGACGAGCTCGGCGCGGGCTCGATGACCGGCCTGCCGATCATCGAGACCAAGGCCAACGACGTCTCGGCGTTCATCCCGACCAACGTCATCTCGATCACCGACGGCCAGATCTTCCTGCAGTCGGACCTGTTCGCGGCCAACCAGCGCCCGGCCATCGACGTCGGCATCTCGGTCTCCCGCGTCGGCGGCGCGGCGATGACCAAGGCGATGAAGGCCGTCACCGGCTCGCTCAAGGTCGACCTCGCGCAGTACCGCGCGATGGAGGCCTTCGCGATGTTCGCCTCGGACCTCGACGCCGCGTCGAAGCAGCAGCTGGCCCGCGGCCAGCGGCTGATGGCGCTGCTCAAGCAGCCGGCCTACTCGCCGTACCCGCTGGCCGACATGACCGTCTCGCTGTGGCTCGGCACCTCGGGTCGCCTCGACGTCGTCGACACCGGCGACGTGCTGCGCTTCGAGCGCGAGTTCCTCGACTACCTGCACCGCTCGCACGACGGCATCCTGGCCGCCATCCGCGAGACGCAGAAGTTCGAGGACGAGGACGGCCTCGCGGCGGCGTACGACTCCTTCCTGACCCAGTTCGAGACCTCCGAGGGCGGCAGCATCAAGGTCGGGCACGAGCCCGAGGCCGAGGCGCTCGCCGACGACGAGCTCGAGCAGGAGCAGATCGTCAAGCAGAAGCGGGGCTGA
- a CDS encoding L-threonylcarbamoyladenylate synthase, whose product MSAERFPTETDEEREAALDAASRAVRLGRLVVLPTDTVYGVGADAFDPDAVARLLAAKGRGREMPPPVLVGTKGTLEALATRVPPYVAPLVERFWPGALTLVCHQQPSLQWDLGETRGTVAIRMPDHAVARELLDRTGPLAVSSANLSGSPAALDADGAIAMLGESVAVVVDAGASPGGVASTIVDATGERPRLLRLGAIPVADLDAALADLGVTVQVEPDDQPDAQEAAPTDA is encoded by the coding sequence GTGAGTGCCGAGCGGTTCCCGACCGAGACCGACGAGGAGCGCGAGGCGGCGCTGGACGCGGCGAGTCGCGCCGTCCGGCTGGGCCGCCTGGTCGTGCTCCCCACCGACACCGTCTACGGCGTCGGCGCCGACGCCTTCGACCCCGATGCCGTCGCGCGGCTGCTGGCCGCGAAGGGGCGGGGCCGCGAGATGCCGCCGCCGGTCCTGGTCGGCACGAAGGGCACCCTCGAGGCGCTCGCGACCCGGGTGCCGCCGTACGTCGCCCCGCTGGTCGAGCGGTTCTGGCCCGGCGCGCTGACCCTCGTGTGCCACCAGCAGCCGTCGCTGCAGTGGGACCTGGGGGAGACCCGCGGCACGGTCGCGATCCGGATGCCCGACCACGCGGTCGCCCGCGAGCTGCTCGACCGCACCGGCCCGCTCGCGGTGAGCTCGGCCAACCTCTCCGGCAGCCCGGCGGCCCTCGACGCCGACGGCGCGATCGCGATGCTGGGGGAGTCGGTCGCGGTCGTCGTCGACGCGGGCGCCTCGCCCGGCGGCGTGGCATCCACCATCGTCGACGCCACCGGCGAGCGGCCTCGCCTGCTGCGCCTGGGCGCGATCCCCGTCGCCGACCTCGACGCCGCCCTCGCCGACCTCGGCGTCACCGTCCAGGTCGAGCCCGACGACCAGCCGGACGCTCAGGAGGCCGCGCCCACCGATGCGTGA
- the atpB gene encoding F0F1 ATP synthase subunit A → MITAASATIAAEGGEGFHAPGPSLFDLPGIAGTEVTKPMVQLFLAAILVFGFFFLAARKRALVPGKLQFAGEGAYGFVRNSVARDIIGSHDFQKFVPYLVTVFFFILVNNLFATIPFIQFPTFSRAGMAYALAGLSWVVYNGVGIAKHGFLGYLKLQSVPSGVSPAMYPLLVPLEFFSNILVRPVTLALRLFCNMFAGHILLALFATGGLYLIEHVGGIGYVAGPLAWVLAILVSFLEILVQFLQAYVFVLLNAMYIQGALADEH, encoded by the coding sequence GTGATCACCGCAGCCAGCGCCACCATCGCCGCCGAGGGTGGAGAGGGCTTCCACGCCCCCGGCCCCAGCCTGTTCGACCTGCCCGGCATCGCCGGCACCGAGGTCACCAAGCCGATGGTCCAGCTGTTCCTCGCCGCGATCCTCGTGTTCGGCTTCTTCTTCCTGGCCGCCCGCAAGCGTGCGCTGGTCCCCGGCAAGCTCCAGTTCGCCGGCGAGGGCGCCTACGGCTTCGTCCGCAACAGCGTCGCCCGCGACATCATCGGCAGCCACGACTTCCAGAAGTTCGTGCCGTACCTCGTCACGGTCTTCTTCTTCATCCTGGTCAACAACCTGTTCGCGACCATCCCGTTCATCCAGTTCCCGACGTTCAGCCGCGCCGGCATGGCCTACGCGCTGGCCGGCCTGTCCTGGGTCGTCTACAACGGCGTCGGCATCGCGAAGCACGGCTTCCTGGGCTACCTCAAGCTGCAGAGCGTGCCGTCGGGCGTCAGCCCCGCGATGTACCCGCTGCTGGTCCCGCTGGAGTTCTTCTCCAACATCCTGGTCCGCCCGGTCACGCTGGCCCTGCGTCTGTTCTGCAACATGTTCGCCGGCCACATCCTGCTGGCGCTGTTCGCGACCGGTGGTCTCTACCTCATCGAGCACGTCGGCGGGATCGGCTACGTCGCCGGCCCGCTGGCCTGGGTGCTCGCGATCCTGGTGAGCTTCCTGGAGATCCTGGTCCAGTTCCTGCAGGCCTACGTGTTCGTCCTGCTGAACGCCATGTACATCCAGGGCGCGCTCGCCGACGAGCACTGA
- the rpmE gene encoding 50S ribosomal protein L31, giving the protein MKKDIHPEYVVTQVTCTCGASFTTRSTATSGTIHADVCSQCHPFYTGKQKILDTGGRVARFEARYANVGKK; this is encoded by the coding sequence ATGAAGAAGGACATCCACCCCGAGTACGTCGTGACCCAGGTGACCTGCACCTGTGGCGCCTCGTTCACCACCCGCAGCACCGCGACGTCCGGCACGATCCACGCCGACGTGTGCTCGCAGTGCCACCCGTTCTACACCGGCAAGCAGAAGATCCTCGACACCGGCGGCCGCGTGGCCCGCTTCGAGGCCCGCTACGCCAACGTCGGCAAGAAGTAG
- a CDS encoding F0F1 ATP synthase subunit delta, whose amino-acid sequence MVSFRGASADAMAALTDQVGGVAEASASTVAGDLFAAARTVRAEAALRRVVTDQSVPAEARAGLVGDLFAGKVDAATTGLLRDAAARRWTRPRDLADALEQLGVIAAVRSVGLQAGTLVDELFAVRQLVNGDHGLRDALSDPVRSAADKGALVETLLTGKVLPTTVQLVRQALSGSYRTVVAALEDYERTAAQVQGEGVATVYVARPLTEADQRRLAAALTRQYGRPVHLNIVVDAGVLGGMKVEIGDDVIDGTVLARLDDARRKIAG is encoded by the coding sequence ATGGTGTCCTTCCGCGGCGCCTCGGCAGACGCCATGGCCGCCCTCACCGACCAGGTCGGTGGGGTGGCCGAGGCGTCGGCCTCGACGGTCGCCGGCGACCTGTTCGCCGCGGCCCGCACCGTGCGGGCCGAGGCGGCGCTGCGTCGGGTCGTCACCGACCAGTCGGTCCCGGCCGAGGCCCGTGCGGGTCTGGTCGGCGACCTGTTCGCCGGCAAGGTCGACGCGGCCACGACCGGTCTGCTGCGTGACGCGGCCGCCCGGCGCTGGACCCGCCCCCGCGACCTCGCCGACGCCCTCGAGCAGCTCGGCGTGATCGCCGCCGTCCGGTCCGTCGGCCTCCAGGCCGGCACGCTGGTCGACGAGCTGTTCGCCGTGCGTCAGCTCGTCAACGGGGACCACGGCCTGCGCGACGCGCTGTCCGACCCGGTCCGCTCCGCGGCCGACAAGGGCGCGCTCGTCGAGACCCTGCTCACCGGCAAGGTGCTCCCGACGACCGTGCAGCTGGTCAGGCAGGCCCTGTCCGGCTCCTACCGCACCGTCGTCGCCGCGCTCGAGGACTACGAGCGCACCGCGGCCCAGGTGCAGGGCGAGGGCGTCGCCACGGTGTACGTCGCCCGCCCGCTCACCGAGGCCGACCAGCGGCGCCTCGCCGCCGCACTGACGCGCCAGTACGGCCGTCCGGTGCACCTCAACATCGTCGTCGACGCCGGCGTGCTCGGCGGCATGAAGGTGGAGATCGGGGACGACGTCATCGACGGAACCGTCCTGGCCCGCCTCGACGACGCTCGCCGCAAGATCGCCGGCTGA
- the atpE gene encoding ATP synthase F0 subunit C — protein MGGSLNMIGYGLAAIGPGIGIGLIFAAYINGVARQPEAQSRLQSIAILGFALAEALAIIGIALAFVLKASNT, from the coding sequence ATGGGTGGCTCTCTCAACATGATCGGTTACGGCCTGGCTGCCATCGGCCCGGGTATCGGCATCGGTCTCATCTTCGCCGCGTACATCAACGGCGTTGCCCGCCAGCCCGAGGCGCAGAGCCGCCTCCAGTCGATCGCGATCCTCGGCTTCGCGCTCGCCGAGGCCCTCGCCATCATCGGCATCGCGCTCGCGTTCGTCCTCAAGGCCAGCAACACCTGA
- a CDS encoding F0F1 ATP synthase subunit gamma yields MAVSLREYRARIKSTESMKKITRAMELIAASRIIKAQQRAQAAAPYARELTRAVSAVATFSNVDHPLTREEENPKRAAVLVITSDRGLAGAYSSSVIKETERLAERLRSEGKELDFYLAGRKAEAYFKFRGRPYIQAWTGFSDQPTYDKAAEIGAALIEAFLKEQGEDGDVDEVHVVYTRFRSMLTQEPTAIRLLPLEVVEGEEAPEADELLPLYEFEPSAAQVLDGLLPQYVQSRIFYALLQAAASELAARQKAMKSATDNAEELIKKLTRIANQARQAGITQEISEIVGGVNALADAQAAND; encoded by the coding sequence ATGGCCGTATCGCTGCGTGAGTACCGCGCGCGGATCAAGTCGACGGAGTCGATGAAGAAGATCACGCGCGCCATGGAGCTCATCGCTGCGTCCCGGATCATCAAGGCGCAGCAGCGGGCGCAGGCGGCAGCGCCGTACGCCCGGGAGCTGACCCGTGCCGTGTCCGCGGTGGCGACGTTCTCGAACGTCGACCACCCGCTGACGCGGGAGGAGGAGAACCCGAAGCGCGCGGCGGTCCTGGTCATCACCAGCGACCGTGGTCTCGCGGGGGCCTACTCCTCGAGCGTCATCAAGGAGACCGAGCGGCTCGCCGAGCGTCTCCGGTCCGAGGGCAAGGAGCTCGACTTCTACCTCGCCGGACGCAAGGCCGAGGCGTACTTCAAGTTCCGCGGTCGTCCCTACATCCAGGCCTGGACCGGCTTCTCCGACCAGCCGACCTACGACAAGGCGGCTGAGATCGGCGCGGCGCTGATCGAGGCCTTCCTCAAGGAGCAGGGCGAGGACGGCGACGTGGACGAGGTCCACGTGGTCTACACCCGGTTCCGCTCGATGCTCACCCAGGAGCCGACCGCGATCCGGCTGCTGCCGCTCGAGGTCGTCGAGGGCGAGGAGGCCCCCGAGGCCGACGAGCTGCTGCCGCTCTACGAGTTCGAGCCGTCGGCGGCCCAGGTGCTCGACGGACTGCTGCCGCAGTACGTCCAGAGCCGGATCTTCTACGCTCTCCTGCAGGCGGCGGCCTCCGAGCTCGCCGCCCGCCAGAAGGCGATGAAGTCGGCGACCGACAACGCCGAGGAGCTGATCAAGAAGCTCACCCGGATCGCCAACCAGGCGCGCCAGGCGGGCATCACCCAGGAGATCAGCGAGATCGTCGGTGGCGTGAACGCGCTCGCCGACGCCCAGGCTGCGAACGACTGA
- the prfA gene encoding peptide chain release factor 1, protein MFEAVEGMLAEHAELESRLALPETHADARLARTLNRRYAELNAVIAAWREWQRYGDDADAARELTADDPAFAEEVETLLVQREDAAERLRRLLVPRDPADDKDVLLEVKSGEGGEESALFAGDLLRMYARYAERRGWKTEILDATESDLGGYKSVTVAVKSTGSAEPGQTPYALLKFEGGVHRVQRVPVTESQGRIHTSAAGVLVMPEAEQVDVEVNENDLRIDVFRSSGPGGQSVNTTDSAVRITHLPTGIVVSCQNEKSQLQNKEQAMRILRARLLQAAQEAADAEASDARRSQVRTVDRSERIRTYNFPENRISDHRTGYKAYNLDQVLDGDLQPVLDSCVEADMAARLAALED, encoded by the coding sequence GTGTTCGAAGCCGTCGAGGGCATGCTCGCCGAGCACGCCGAGCTCGAGTCGAGGCTGGCGCTGCCCGAGACCCACGCCGACGCCCGGCTGGCCCGCACCCTCAACCGGCGCTACGCCGAGCTCAACGCGGTGATCGCCGCCTGGCGCGAGTGGCAGCGGTACGGCGACGACGCGGACGCCGCGCGTGAGCTGACCGCCGACGACCCCGCGTTCGCCGAGGAGGTCGAGACCCTCCTCGTCCAGCGCGAGGACGCGGCCGAGCGGCTGCGCCGGCTCCTGGTTCCCCGCGATCCCGCCGACGACAAGGACGTGCTGCTCGAGGTGAAGTCGGGGGAGGGCGGCGAGGAGAGCGCGCTGTTCGCCGGCGACCTGCTCCGCATGTACGCGCGGTACGCCGAGCGCCGTGGCTGGAAGACCGAGATCCTCGACGCGACCGAGTCCGACCTCGGCGGCTACAAGTCCGTCACCGTGGCGGTCAAGAGCACCGGGAGCGCCGAGCCCGGCCAGACGCCGTACGCCCTGCTCAAGTTCGAGGGCGGGGTGCACCGGGTGCAGCGGGTACCCGTCACCGAGTCGCAGGGCCGGATCCACACCAGCGCCGCCGGCGTGCTCGTGATGCCGGAGGCCGAGCAGGTCGACGTCGAGGTCAACGAGAACGACCTGCGCATCGACGTCTTCCGCTCCTCGGGCCCCGGTGGCCAGAGCGTCAACACGACCGACTCGGCGGTGCGGATCACCCACCTCCCGACCGGCATCGTGGTCAGCTGCCAGAACGAGAAGTCGCAGCTGCAGAACAAGGAGCAGGCGATGCGCATCCTGCGGGCCCGGCTGCTCCAGGCCGCGCAGGAGGCCGCCGACGCCGAGGCCAGCGACGCCCGCCGCAGCCAGGTCCGCACCGTCGACCGGTCCGAGCGGATCCGCACCTACAACTTCCCGGAGAACCGGATCTCCGACCACCGCACCGGCTACAAGGCCTACAACCTCGACCAGGTGCTCGACGGCGACCTCCAGCCCGTCCTCGACTCCTGCGTCGAGGCCGACATGGCCGCCCGCCTGGCCGCCCTCGAGGACTGA
- the prmC gene encoding peptide chain release factor N(5)-glutamine methyltransferase produces MGTTRELLRDAADRLRAAGVASPEHDAGELLAHVLGTTRGQLLLAPEPSSAHAQRYDDLLARRAAREPLQHLLGAAWFRHVEVAVGPGVFVPRPETELLAGWAIEHAAAIAATGVQPVVVDLCTGSGVIAKSIADEVPSARVHAVELDPPAHAWAERNLAGTGVELRIGDLATAFDDLAGRVDVLVSNPPYVPLEAWESVAVEARDHDPHLALFSGDDGLDAIRVIATRGLVLLKPGGVVGVEHADVQGESAPAVFSRGARWEEVRDHRDLAGRPRFTTARRPRHDHDAVEGWSA; encoded by the coding sequence ATGGGCACGACCAGGGAGCTGCTCCGCGACGCCGCCGACCGGCTCCGGGCAGCCGGGGTCGCGAGCCCCGAGCACGACGCCGGCGAGCTGCTCGCCCACGTCCTCGGCACCACCCGCGGTCAGCTCCTCCTCGCCCCCGAGCCCAGCTCCGCCCACGCCCAGCGGTACGACGACCTGCTGGCCCGCCGCGCCGCCCGGGAGCCACTGCAGCACCTCCTCGGAGCGGCCTGGTTCCGGCACGTCGAGGTCGCGGTCGGGCCGGGCGTGTTCGTCCCGCGACCCGAGACCGAGCTGCTCGCCGGCTGGGCGATCGAGCACGCCGCCGCCATCGCGGCGACCGGGGTGCAGCCGGTCGTCGTCGACCTGTGCACCGGCTCCGGGGTGATCGCGAAGAGCATCGCTGATGAGGTTCCGTCGGCGCGGGTGCACGCCGTCGAGCTGGACCCGCCCGCCCACGCCTGGGCCGAGCGCAACCTCGCCGGCACCGGCGTCGAGCTGCGCATCGGCGACCTCGCCACCGCCTTCGACGACCTCGCCGGCCGGGTCGACGTCCTGGTCAGCAACCCGCCCTACGTGCCGCTGGAGGCGTGGGAGTCGGTGGCCGTCGAGGCCCGCGACCACGACCCGCACCTCGCGCTGTTCTCCGGCGACGACGGGCTCGACGCGATCCGCGTCATCGCCACCCGCGGCCTGGTCCTGCTCAAGCCCGGCGGCGTCGTCGGCGTGGAGCACGCCGACGTCCAGGGCGAGTCCGCGCCCGCCGTGTTCAGCAGGGGCGCGCGCTGGGAGGAGGTCCGTGACCACCGCGACCTCGCCGGCCGGCCGCGGTTCACCACGGCACGCCGCCCACGCCACGACCACGACGCAGTGGAAGGATGGAGCGCGTGA
- a CDS encoding AtpZ/AtpI family protein yields the protein MSQPEEKPQGDPWHAFGYVVAGVAFYGFLGWLADRWLGTTFLVAVGILAGAALGIFMTARRFRTMPLAAPEAPAPPDSPKPDSSDEQ from the coding sequence ATGAGTCAGCCCGAGGAGAAGCCCCAGGGCGACCCGTGGCATGCGTTCGGCTACGTCGTGGCCGGGGTCGCGTTCTACGGCTTCCTCGGGTGGCTCGCAGACCGCTGGCTGGGCACCACGTTCCTCGTTGCGGTGGGCATTCTCGCGGGTGCCGCGCTGGGGATCTTCATGACAGCCAGGCGGTTCCGCACGATGCCTCTTGCAGCACCCGAAGCACCGGCTCCACCCGACAGCCCGAAGCCCGACAGTTCCGACGAGCAGTGA
- a CDS encoding MraY family glycosyltransferase — MREYLVVFLVAAIVTYLLTVVAREIALRTGAVAKVRDRDVHAEPIPYLGGLAMLGGLWAAYLVAQQLPFLSTRNPFSDDALSVLVAGTLVCAVGVVDDIFDLDALTKFGGQVLAVGVLVYAGIQFKYFYQATGEVFSLDLAQGALLTAFVVLATVNAVNFIDGLDGLAAGVIGISASAFFLFCYALSVLNDVSRATTGALLSAALAGACVGFLVHNFHPARLFMGDSGSMLIGLVLSATAITITTQFAPGDLAQGADGTRSSLLPVLLPFALPILILIVPLGDLVLAVVRRTRAGRSPFAPDKQHLHHRLLEIGHSHRRAVIIMWLWAGLIAFGVVLASVFTGPAVWAALGVSLVVTLVLTFALPHVHDPAEAAKELDPTPDSEPSGTL, encoded by the coding sequence ATGCGTGAGTACCTCGTCGTCTTCCTCGTCGCCGCGATCGTCACCTACCTGCTGACGGTCGTCGCCCGGGAGATCGCGCTGCGCACGGGTGCGGTCGCGAAGGTGCGCGACCGCGATGTCCACGCCGAGCCGATCCCGTACCTCGGGGGACTGGCGATGCTCGGCGGGCTGTGGGCGGCGTACCTCGTCGCCCAGCAGCTGCCGTTCCTGAGCACCCGCAACCCGTTCTCGGACGACGCGCTCTCGGTGCTGGTGGCCGGCACCCTGGTCTGCGCGGTCGGCGTGGTCGACGACATCTTCGACCTCGACGCGCTCACCAAGTTCGGTGGCCAGGTGCTGGCGGTGGGGGTGCTGGTCTATGCCGGCATCCAGTTCAAGTACTTCTACCAGGCCACCGGCGAGGTCTTCTCCCTCGACCTGGCCCAGGGGGCACTGCTCACCGCCTTCGTCGTCCTGGCCACGGTCAACGCGGTCAACTTCATCGACGGACTCGACGGCCTGGCCGCCGGCGTCATCGGCATCAGCGCGTCGGCCTTCTTCCTGTTCTGCTACGCCCTCTCGGTCCTCAACGACGTCAGCCGGGCGACCACCGGGGCGTTGCTGTCGGCCGCGCTGGCCGGCGCGTGCGTCGGCTTCCTGGTCCACAACTTCCACCCGGCCCGGCTGTTCATGGGCGACAGCGGGTCGATGTTGATCGGCCTGGTCCTCTCGGCCACCGCGATCACGATCACCACCCAGTTCGCGCCCGGCGACCTCGCCCAGGGCGCCGACGGCACCCGGTCGAGCCTGCTGCCGGTGCTGCTGCCGTTCGCGCTGCCGATCCTGATCCTGATCGTGCCGCTGGGCGACCTGGTGCTGGCCGTCGTACGACGCACGCGGGCCGGGCGCTCGCCGTTCGCCCCCGACAAGCAGCACCTCCACCACCGCCTGCTCGAGATCGGCCACTCCCACCGCCGCGCGGTGATCATCATGTGGCTGTGGGCCGGGCTGATCGCCTTCGGCGTGGTCCTGGCCAGCGTCTTCACCGGCCCCGCGGTGTGGGCCGCACTGGGCGTGAGCCTGGTCGTGACCCTCGTCCTCACCTTCGCGCTGCCCCACGTGCACGACCCGGCGGAGGCCGCCAAGGAGCTCGATCCGACCCCCGATTCGGAGCCCTCCGGGACTTTGTGA